A stretch of the Sorangium aterium genome encodes the following:
- a CDS encoding SDR family oxidoreductase, with the protein MQSHDLLDHVRSVFVRMTRYPDEVVVANADLEQDLGIDSVKRGEILATLRADFGLPNALKAAPDELRTVARVSEFLSRTIAASAEAGEHADGHVETGNHVNGHAEAAKHANGHVETGNDANGHAEAAKHANGHVEARGHANGHREAGRYANGHVEAGNHANGHAGEAFHVVVQALADATRHPVDLLVPDARLEEDLGVDRRRRDELRALLWQRGAQPAVLEAALDEARTVGDLARLVDSAPPAQVAAARAPAARAAQRALPAPGVALAGKTVLVTGSSRGLGRAIAAKLGRAGARVVVNSFHSRDDGEAVADEIRGAGGDAVHVWGSVANPAHIDRLFDSIAREVGELHHFVSNASNGRFGPLEQTTPEHWELAFRTNVIGYHLCAMRAARLMERHGGGRIVALSSNGSSRYLEHFGAMGAVKAAVESLTRALAVELAPRNVQVNCVSAGPIYGHVTSNYPDHERILPYWESRTPGGRLCTEDDVAEAVLLLLSDGARRINGATLTVDGGGSLCI; encoded by the coding sequence ATGCAATCTCATGATCTTCTCGACCATGTCCGCTCCGTTTTCGTGCGCATGACGCGCTACCCCGACGAGGTCGTCGTCGCCAACGCCGATCTGGAGCAGGACCTCGGTATCGACTCCGTGAAGCGCGGCGAGATCCTCGCGACGCTGCGCGCGGATTTCGGTCTCCCGAACGCCCTCAAGGCGGCGCCCGACGAGCTGCGCACGGTGGCCCGCGTCAGCGAGTTCCTGTCGCGAACGATCGCGGCCAGCGCGGAGGCCGGAGAGCACGCCGATGGTCACGTGGAGACCGGAAACCACGTCAATGGCCATGCGGAGGCAGCGAAGCACGCCAATGGTCACGTGGAGACCGGAAACGACGCCAATGGCCATGCGGAGGCAGCGAAGCACGCCAATGGCCATGTGGAAGCCCGAGGGCATGCCAACGGCCATCGGGAGGCCGGAAGGTACGCCAATGGCCACGTCGAGGCCGGAAACCACGCCAATGGCCACGCCGGCGAGGCGTTCCATGTCGTGGTCCAGGCGCTGGCGGACGCGACCCGCCACCCGGTCGATCTGCTCGTCCCCGACGCGCGGCTCGAGGAGGACCTCGGGGTCGACCGCCGCCGGCGCGACGAGCTCCGCGCGCTCCTCTGGCAGCGCGGCGCCCAGCCGGCCGTGCTCGAGGCGGCGCTCGACGAGGCCCGCACGGTCGGCGATCTCGCGCGCCTCGTCGACTCCGCGCCGCCCGCGCAGGTCGCCGCGGCGCGCGCGCCCGCGGCCCGTGCGGCGCAGCGGGCGCTCCCTGCCCCCGGGGTGGCGCTCGCGGGCAAGACGGTCCTCGTGACCGGATCGAGCCGCGGGCTGGGCCGCGCCATCGCCGCGAAGCTCGGGCGCGCCGGCGCGCGGGTCGTCGTCAACAGCTTCCACTCGCGGGACGACGGCGAGGCGGTCGCCGACGAGATCCGCGGGGCCGGCGGCGACGCGGTGCACGTCTGGGGCTCGGTCGCCAACCCCGCGCACATCGACAGGCTCTTCGATTCGATCGCGCGCGAGGTCGGCGAGCTGCACCACTTCGTCAGCAACGCGTCGAACGGCCGCTTCGGCCCCCTCGAGCAGACGACCCCGGAGCACTGGGAGCTGGCCTTCCGCACGAACGTCATCGGCTACCACCTCTGCGCCATGCGCGCGGCGCGCCTGATGGAGCGCCACGGCGGCGGGCGGATCGTCGCGCTCTCGTCGAACGGCTCGTCGAGGTACCTCGAGCACTTCGGCGCCATGGGCGCCGTGAAGGCCGCGGTGGAGTCCCTGACGCGCGCGCTCGCCGTCGAGCTCGCCCCGCGCAACGTGCAGGTCAACTGCGTCTCCGCCGGGCCGATCTACGGCCACGTGACGAGCAACTACCCGGATCACGAGCGGATCCTCCCGTACTGGGAGTCGCGCACGCCGGGCGGCCGGCTCTGCACCGAGGACGATGTCGCCGAGGCCGTCCTGCTGCTGCTCTCGGACGGTGCGCGGAGGATCAACGGCGCGACCCTCACCGTCGACGGCGGAGGCTCGCTGTGCATCTGA
- a CDS encoding 4'-phosphopantetheinyl transferase family protein has product MTPPLAIAVARADAEAAARLEPYLTASERRACAAQRVPARRAQSACARVAAKWLRLELAAGRGAPLVALDATALEAHPRADYLACAVTGPCGRRPCFEDGAFALSLSHAGELAAAAVTTARAVGVDVERVEARAAAFADEHFTPREREALERGAATGAPRAALETLLWSAKEALYKTGALALPARFSFRDIDVAFPPGGARLAPPSVRSFALGARGGQFFGRAVLTGAFALVAAVPVPPAAALG; this is encoded by the coding sequence GTGACGCCGCCGCTCGCGATCGCGGTCGCGCGCGCGGACGCCGAGGCCGCGGCGCGGCTCGAGCCCTACCTGACGGCCAGCGAGCGCCGCGCGTGCGCAGCGCAGCGCGTCCCGGCCCGGCGGGCGCAGTCCGCGTGCGCGCGCGTCGCGGCGAAGTGGCTGCGCCTCGAGCTCGCCGCCGGCCGTGGCGCGCCGCTGGTCGCGCTGGACGCGACCGCGCTCGAGGCGCACCCGCGCGCGGACTACCTCGCCTGCGCGGTGACGGGGCCGTGCGGTCGTCGCCCGTGCTTCGAGGACGGCGCGTTCGCGCTGTCGCTCTCGCACGCGGGCGAGCTCGCGGCGGCCGCGGTCACCACGGCGCGCGCGGTCGGCGTCGACGTGGAGCGGGTCGAGGCGCGCGCGGCGGCCTTCGCCGACGAGCACTTCACCCCGCGCGAGCGCGAGGCCCTCGAGCGCGGCGCCGCGACGGGCGCCCCGCGCGCCGCGCTCGAGACGCTGCTCTGGAGCGCCAAGGAGGCGCTCTACAAGACGGGGGCGCTCGCGCTGCCGGCGCGGTTCTCGTTCCGGGACATCGACGTCGCGTTCCCGCCGGGGGGCGCGCGCCTGGCGCCGCCCTCGGTCCGCTCCTTCGCGCTGGGCGCGCGGGGCGGGCAGTTCTTCGGCCGGGCCGTGCTGACCGGTGCGTTCGCGCTCGTCGCGGCCGTCCCCGTCCCGCCGGCCGCGGCTCTCGGATGA
- a CDS encoding cytochrome P450, whose product MSATLDRQPPGPGPLASLRYLANFRTGNMRHYEDLFARYGDVVRLRAPGAEDFVMAFHPNDIAHVLRTNVRNYPKGKRYHELAPVLGWGLVNSEGELWRRQRRHVQPQFNHANTLKFVPIIVEHMEAVLRRWDAQPGEFERDINDDMMDVTFGIAGEAFFGAALEAHTDTVREAFKYALSIALKRMYSLVNPPLSWPLPSHLRFRRAMDRVHTVIDGIIDGYQRGAGGEDNVLVRLMNSVDPETGAKMDRAQLRDEIKTILMVGHETSSVTASWALYQVAQHPEVYARLTDEIDRVLGGRSPTAKDIESMPYLTMVFNECLRLLPSVPFILRSPLEDDVIGGYQVAAGSTVAIVPWVTHRHPEFWSDPLEFKPERFANHRRSADDKLAFIPFGAGQRICLGEFMGQLEGKIMVAMALQRYRLLLVPGFDPRCRGFISLQPVNGMRMILKRREPSSVVRAAPAGRGAPAAEPVVTEPAAAAMRAHGCPYSARA is encoded by the coding sequence ATGAGTGCCACGCTCGATCGGCAGCCCCCGGGCCCTGGCCCGCTCGCCAGCCTGCGGTACCTGGCGAACTTCAGGACCGGTAACATGCGTCATTACGAGGACCTCTTCGCGCGGTATGGCGACGTCGTGCGCCTGCGGGCGCCCGGGGCCGAGGACTTCGTCATGGCGTTTCACCCGAACGACATCGCGCACGTCCTTCGCACGAACGTCCGGAACTACCCCAAGGGGAAGCGCTACCACGAGCTCGCCCCCGTGCTCGGCTGGGGCCTCGTGAACAGCGAGGGCGAGCTCTGGCGGCGCCAGCGAAGGCACGTCCAGCCCCAGTTCAACCACGCCAACACGCTCAAGTTCGTCCCCATCATCGTCGAACACATGGAAGCGGTGCTGCGGCGCTGGGACGCCCAGCCGGGCGAGTTCGAGCGCGACATCAACGACGACATGATGGACGTGACGTTCGGTATCGCGGGCGAGGCGTTCTTCGGCGCGGCGCTGGAGGCCCACACGGACACCGTCCGCGAGGCGTTCAAATATGCGCTGTCGATCGCGCTCAAGCGGATGTACTCCTTGGTCAACCCGCCCCTGTCCTGGCCGCTGCCCAGCCACCTGCGCTTCCGCCGGGCCATGGACCGCGTGCACACCGTGATCGACGGCATCATCGACGGCTACCAGCGCGGCGCCGGTGGGGAGGACAACGTGCTCGTCCGCCTCATGAACTCGGTCGATCCCGAGACCGGCGCCAAGATGGACCGCGCGCAGCTGCGGGACGAGATCAAGACCATCCTGATGGTCGGCCACGAGACATCGAGCGTCACCGCCTCGTGGGCGCTGTACCAGGTCGCGCAGCACCCCGAGGTGTACGCCCGCCTCACCGACGAGATCGACCGCGTCCTCGGCGGCCGGTCTCCGACGGCGAAGGACATCGAGTCGATGCCTTACCTCACCATGGTCTTCAACGAGTGCCTCCGGCTCCTGCCGTCCGTGCCGTTCATCCTCCGCAGCCCGCTGGAGGACGACGTCATCGGCGGTTACCAGGTCGCCGCGGGGTCGACGGTGGCCATCGTCCCGTGGGTCACGCACCGGCACCCGGAGTTCTGGAGCGATCCGCTGGAGTTCAAGCCCGAGCGCTTCGCGAACCACCGGCGGAGCGCGGACGACAAGCTCGCCTTCATCCCCTTCGGCGCCGGTCAGCGGATCTGCCTTGGCGAGTTCATGGGGCAGCTGGAGGGCAAGATCATGGTCGCGATGGCGCTCCAGCGCTACCGGCTCCTGCTGGTCCCCGGCTTCGACCCGCGTTGCCGCGGCTTCATCTCGCTCCAGCCGGTGAACGGGATGCGCATGATCCTGAAGCGGCGGGAGCCGTCGAGCGTCGTACGCGCGGCGCCGGCGGGGCGGGGGGCGCCCGCTGCGGAGCCCGTGGTGACGGAGCCCGCGGCGGCCGCCATGAGAGCTCACGGCTGCCCGTACAGCGCCCGGGCCTGA
- a CDS encoding RNA polymerase sigma factor, translated as MAPSSPLPAQPRTIDEDARRGSAGAAAPGPEAALIARAVAGEPAAVRALVDLLTPTIQERVMRPLLRRRRAAGHRDVRQEVEDLTQSVFLALFADRGRTLRQWDAGRGLPLASFVGLVAEREACSILRSRRRNPWTEQPTEDDALERVDGASVSPEPAAISRELLAAIARKLRDRLSERGVELFYLLLVDERSTEEACTITGMTADAVYAWRSRIARLVRQIAAELAAEAEPRGHGASPSAASPGGGR; from the coding sequence ATGGCCCCGAGCTCTCCCTTGCCCGCGCAGCCGCGGACGATCGATGAGGACGCGCGGCGGGGATCGGCGGGCGCCGCCGCCCCGGGCCCGGAGGCCGCGCTCATCGCGCGGGCCGTGGCCGGGGAGCCGGCCGCGGTGAGGGCGCTCGTGGATCTGCTGACGCCCACCATCCAGGAGCGGGTGATGCGGCCGCTGCTCCGCCGGCGGCGGGCCGCGGGGCACCGCGACGTCCGGCAGGAGGTCGAGGACCTGACCCAGAGCGTGTTCCTCGCGCTCTTCGCGGACCGCGGGCGCACGCTGCGCCAGTGGGACGCCGGCCGGGGGCTGCCGCTCGCGAGCTTCGTGGGGCTCGTGGCGGAGCGTGAGGCGTGCTCGATCCTGCGCAGCCGCCGCCGGAACCCCTGGACCGAGCAGCCCACCGAGGACGACGCGCTCGAGCGCGTGGACGGCGCCTCCGTGTCGCCGGAGCCCGCGGCGATCTCGCGCGAGCTGCTCGCGGCGATCGCCAGGAAGCTCCGCGATCGCCTGAGCGAGCGCGGGGTGGAGCTCTTCTATCTGCTGCTCGTCGACGAGCGATCGACCGAGGAAGCCTGCACCATCACCGGCATGACCGCGGACGCCGTGTACGCGTGGCGGAGCCGCATCGCCCGGCTCGTCCGGCAGATCGCCGCGGAGCTCGCGGCCGAGGCGGAGCCGAGAGGACACGGCGCCTCGCCGAGCGCCGCGAGCCCGGGAGGGGGACGATGA
- a CDS encoding LamG domain-containing protein: MHTVARTIVLTLAASLAGCVAAGPADEPGDEAIAEASSPLVADRASLPTPAAYWSFDTCAAGAITRVREDSGRGAFGVMSGRRLCSPGWSLSAGDFDGAGDRVEISSEGRSYLHFQDRITAAAWVNPRSVTGSRTIVNQWYAADSFLLGIDNGKYFFSVAFPDGGAGRRAIVQAPAVANAWAHVAGVYDGAALKLYVNGVLRASTPASGALQQSTRPIVIGGHPSWNAYDGLIDEVRLYQQSLSDAQVAQLAAGEVYPVRAYYVYPSDQPYHQEYVDAINTYLDELRGWYREESGGSFHLVGFVQPVRSSQNYLTMRCGPTPTSACQSNPQELPNWLNAVSQAVGGFPARQSTLVFGQGGGGWAGANLQGDYTGYALVGDWVLEPLSGVREPLALHCGYATWQCSGGVPKGTVAHELGHSFGLHHPDGYSGTTIMAWHGDYPTTDFLDHEQMILQESPMLSSGVFVRGGLWLDFNNADVMHWDTTVSLTGSGFGIGTQVEFVDATHTVLASLTSLSPTNLTVRVPRGVGPGYIRVRNASGASNKVPVNFHP; encoded by the coding sequence ATGCACACGGTAGCTCGAACGATCGTCCTCACCCTGGCGGCGAGCCTCGCGGGGTGCGTCGCGGCCGGCCCTGCGGATGAGCCTGGAGACGAGGCGATCGCTGAGGCCTCCAGCCCGCTCGTGGCGGACCGGGCCAGCCTGCCGACGCCGGCGGCCTACTGGAGCTTCGACACCTGCGCGGCCGGCGCGATCACGCGCGTTCGCGAGGACTCGGGCCGGGGGGCGTTCGGCGTGATGTCCGGCCGCCGCCTTTGCAGCCCCGGATGGTCCCTGTCGGCCGGCGACTTCGACGGGGCAGGGGATCGGGTCGAGATCAGCAGCGAGGGGAGGAGCTACCTCCACTTCCAGGACCGGATCACCGCGGCGGCCTGGGTCAACCCGCGGAGCGTGACGGGGAGTCGCACCATCGTCAACCAGTGGTACGCCGCGGATTCGTTCCTGCTCGGCATCGACAACGGCAAGTACTTCTTCTCCGTGGCCTTCCCCGACGGCGGCGCCGGCCGGCGCGCGATCGTCCAGGCCCCGGCCGTCGCCAACGCGTGGGCGCACGTCGCCGGCGTGTACGACGGCGCGGCGCTCAAGCTCTACGTCAACGGCGTGCTCCGCGCGTCGACGCCCGCGTCCGGCGCGCTTCAGCAATCGACGCGGCCGATCGTCATCGGCGGACACCCCAGCTGGAACGCGTACGATGGGCTGATCGACGAGGTCCGCCTCTACCAGCAGTCCCTGAGCGACGCGCAGGTGGCGCAGCTCGCGGCGGGCGAGGTCTACCCGGTGAGGGCGTATTACGTCTATCCGAGCGACCAGCCGTATCACCAGGAGTACGTCGACGCCATCAACACGTACCTCGACGAGCTGCGCGGCTGGTACCGCGAGGAGTCGGGCGGCTCGTTCCACCTGGTGGGCTTCGTCCAGCCGGTGCGCTCGTCCCAGAACTACCTGACCATGCGCTGCGGCCCGACGCCGACGAGCGCCTGCCAGAGCAACCCGCAGGAGCTCCCGAACTGGCTCAACGCGGTGTCACAGGCCGTCGGCGGCTTCCCTGCGCGGCAGTCCACGCTGGTCTTCGGGCAGGGCGGCGGCGGCTGGGCGGGCGCCAACCTCCAGGGCGACTACACCGGATACGCCCTCGTGGGCGACTGGGTGCTTGAGCCCCTCTCCGGCGTGCGGGAGCCGCTCGCGCTCCATTGCGGATACGCCACGTGGCAGTGCAGCGGCGGCGTGCCGAAGGGGACCGTCGCCCACGAGCTCGGGCACTCGTTCGGCCTGCACCACCCGGACGGCTACTCGGGCACGACGATCATGGCGTGGCACGGCGACTATCCGACGACCGACTTCCTCGATCACGAGCAGATGATCCTCCAGGAGAGCCCGATGCTCTCGTCCGGCGTCTTCGTGCGCGGCGGGCTCTGGCTCGACTTCAACAACGCCGACGTCATGCACTGGGACACGACCGTGAGCCTGACCGGCTCGGGCTTCGGGATCGGCACGCAGGTCGAGTTCGTGGACGCCACGCACACCGTCCTCGCCAGCCTGACCAGCCTCAGTCCGACGAACCTCACGGTGCGGGTCCCGCGCGGCGTCGGCCCCGGGTACATCCGCGTGCGCAACGCGAGCGGTGCGAGCAACAAGGTGCCGGTGAACTTCCATCCGTGA
- a CDS encoding CHAT domain-containing protein, whose protein sequence is MTRWRALRPALGAAILGAAALAPGCDARRPTGTAAQATTGASVAPATAAAPAPPLEVEFAGCSAVHVGPACALPDDRTLRIWVKAPADARVAIAVDAAVVADAPLASLDGARVQGGVLARVPVAEGARALSVTAERGGGRASFRLELRPAVDAPGLKEAETLRRRGDLDAASSALDALASDADPAVQALAIGKRARVDLARGRIPEAIAGFEASIRAHREAGRISDEFLDRFALSYALLFNGRRFAEARAALDALGPLEASHPEGRAVKPYYAALLSSEAGDLRAALRQLDASAAGAERLGLSDHRLHVLQERADVLQTLGRPLEAQALLRDVQASSPAGRAPCERASLLNDLGWNALQVAWASSGSSEPRAGAERPRALTDTESPLMAALELYGAACPKPAKRANALTNLALAKLEAGQASAARALLDEARRTDARPDAGVAMYWLEIEGRVALGSGDPASALQIYGRLARLADASELPEGRYRAALGRGRALEAMGRLDAAAQAYEQAEELRGDLGALVPLGQGRGGYLGRLEESARRLVDLLLRRDPRRAVRAARRSRARALAMLGWIDRIEALGGEERARWERALAAYREARAAFDEEGRDDWRLSSDELEAVRVARASRGRSIRARLEEALLLVRQGEPAAVEVEAAPALEEGELMLVVHPIREGWAGFAITRDGVVAQRLPALDASAPAAALAPRLLAPFDAQLRAATRLRVAAHGELARVDFHALPWDGAPLVARMPVTYGLDLPRRGARPAEGAGAGQAPERALVVADPRRDLPAARREADAVAAALSGKGLRVERLSGGLATRRAVANALEEPGLALFHYAGHGVFGGLDGWDSSLALSGGSELAVGDILALRRAPARAVLSGCDTARTEAASGARGLGLGLAQALLIAGARSVIAATRPVDDALAERVMAALYAGERGEPGEQLREASLAALRADPSSDWASFRALVP, encoded by the coding sequence GTGACGCGCTGGCGAGCGCTCCGGCCCGCGCTGGGCGCAGCGATCCTCGGCGCGGCGGCGCTGGCGCCGGGATGCGACGCGCGCCGCCCGACGGGGACCGCAGCCCAGGCGACCACCGGGGCGTCCGTGGCCCCGGCGACCGCCGCGGCGCCCGCGCCGCCGCTCGAGGTGGAGTTCGCCGGCTGCAGCGCCGTGCACGTCGGCCCCGCCTGCGCGCTGCCCGACGACCGGACCCTCCGCATCTGGGTGAAGGCCCCTGCGGACGCCCGCGTCGCGATCGCCGTCGACGCGGCCGTCGTGGCGGACGCCCCGCTCGCCTCGCTCGATGGAGCGCGCGTCCAGGGAGGCGTGCTGGCGCGCGTCCCCGTCGCCGAAGGCGCCCGCGCCCTCTCGGTGACCGCCGAGCGGGGCGGCGGGCGCGCGTCGTTCCGCCTGGAGCTCCGCCCGGCCGTCGACGCACCCGGGCTGAAGGAGGCCGAGACGCTGCGCCGGCGCGGCGATCTCGACGCGGCTTCCTCGGCGCTCGACGCGCTGGCGTCCGACGCGGACCCCGCCGTCCAGGCCCTGGCGATCGGCAAGCGCGCGCGCGTGGACCTCGCGCGCGGCAGGATCCCGGAGGCGATCGCGGGCTTCGAGGCGTCGATCCGGGCGCACCGGGAGGCGGGGCGGATCTCCGACGAGTTCCTCGACCGCTTCGCGCTGTCGTACGCCCTCCTCTTCAACGGGCGCAGGTTCGCGGAGGCGCGGGCGGCACTCGACGCGCTCGGGCCGCTCGAGGCGAGCCACCCCGAGGGGCGCGCGGTGAAGCCGTACTACGCGGCGCTGCTCTCGTCCGAGGCCGGCGACCTGCGCGCGGCGCTCCGGCAGCTGGACGCGTCAGCGGCGGGCGCGGAGCGCCTCGGCCTGAGCGACCACCGGCTGCACGTGCTCCAGGAGCGCGCCGACGTGCTCCAGACCCTGGGGCGACCGCTGGAGGCGCAGGCGCTGCTGCGCGACGTGCAGGCGTCCTCCCCCGCCGGGAGGGCCCCGTGCGAGCGAGCCTCCCTCCTGAACGACCTCGGCTGGAACGCGCTGCAGGTCGCGTGGGCGAGCAGCGGATCCAGCGAGCCGCGTGCGGGCGCCGAGCGGCCTCGAGCTCTCACGGACACCGAATCGCCGCTCATGGCGGCGCTCGAGCTGTACGGGGCCGCGTGCCCGAAGCCGGCGAAGCGCGCGAACGCGCTGACGAACCTGGCCCTCGCCAAGCTGGAAGCGGGCCAGGCGAGCGCGGCGCGCGCCCTCCTCGACGAGGCCCGGCGGACGGACGCGCGCCCCGACGCCGGCGTGGCGATGTACTGGCTCGAAATCGAGGGGCGCGTCGCGCTGGGCAGCGGCGATCCCGCGAGCGCGCTCCAGATCTACGGCCGGCTCGCGCGGCTCGCGGACGCGAGCGAGCTGCCGGAAGGCCGCTACCGCGCGGCGCTCGGCCGCGGGCGGGCGCTCGAGGCGATGGGGCGGCTCGACGCGGCCGCCCAGGCCTACGAGCAAGCGGAGGAGTTGCGGGGCGACCTCGGCGCGCTCGTGCCGCTCGGGCAGGGCCGGGGCGGTTACCTCGGCCGCCTCGAGGAGAGCGCGCGGCGGCTCGTCGACCTCCTGCTCCGGCGCGATCCGCGCCGCGCCGTGCGCGCCGCCCGGCGGTCGCGCGCGCGGGCGCTCGCGATGCTCGGCTGGATCGACCGGATCGAGGCGCTCGGCGGCGAGGAGCGGGCGCGCTGGGAGCGCGCCCTCGCGGCGTACCGCGAGGCGCGGGCGGCCTTCGACGAGGAGGGGCGCGACGACTGGCGGCTCTCGTCCGACGAGCTCGAGGCGGTCCGGGTGGCCCGGGCGTCGCGCGGGCGGTCGATCCGCGCGCGGCTGGAGGAGGCGCTGCTCCTGGTGCGACAGGGGGAGCCCGCGGCGGTGGAGGTCGAGGCGGCGCCGGCGCTGGAAGAGGGCGAGCTGATGCTCGTGGTCCATCCGATCCGCGAAGGATGGGCCGGCTTCGCAATCACCCGCGACGGCGTCGTGGCCCAGCGGCTGCCGGCGCTCGACGCCTCCGCGCCGGCCGCGGCGCTGGCCCCGCGGCTGCTCGCGCCGTTCGATGCGCAGCTGCGCGCCGCGACGCGCCTCCGCGTCGCCGCCCATGGCGAGCTCGCTCGCGTCGACTTCCACGCCCTGCCCTGGGACGGCGCGCCGCTCGTCGCGCGCATGCCGGTGACGTATGGCCTGGATCTCCCCCGGCGCGGCGCGCGGCCCGCGGAGGGCGCCGGCGCGGGGCAAGCGCCGGAGCGCGCGCTCGTCGTCGCGGATCCGCGGCGCGATCTGCCGGCCGCGCGGCGCGAGGCGGACGCTGTCGCGGCGGCGCTCTCCGGGAAGGGGCTGCGCGTCGAGCGGCTGTCGGGCGGGCTCGCCACGCGCCGAGCGGTGGCCAACGCGCTGGAGGAGCCCGGGCTCGCGCTCTTCCATTACGCGGGCCACGGCGTCTTCGGGGGCCTCGACGGCTGGGACAGCAGCCTCGCGCTCTCCGGCGGGAGCGAGCTCGCCGTGGGCGACATCCTGGCGCTGCGCCGGGCGCCCGCGCGGGCGGTCCTGTCCGGCTGCGATACGGCGCGCACGGAGGCCGCGTCCGGGGCGCGGGGGCTCGGGCTCGGCCTGGCCCAGGCGCTGCTGATCGCCGGCGCGCGCTCGGTGATCGCGGCGACGCGCCCGGTCGACGACGCCCTGGCGGAGCGGGTGATGGCCGCGCTCTACGCCGGCGAGCGAGGAGAGCCGGGCGAGCAGCTCCGCGAGGCCAGCCTCGCGGCGCTGCGCGCGGATCCGTCGAGCGACTGGGCGAGCTTCCGGGCGCTCGTCCCCTGA